Proteins encoded by one window of Pan troglodytes isolate AG18354 chromosome 16, NHGRI_mPanTro3-v2.0_pri, whole genome shotgun sequence:
- the LOC740929 gene encoding LOW QUALITY PROTEIN: olfactory receptor 11H12 (The sequence of the model RefSeq protein was modified relative to this genomic sequence to represent the inferred CDS: inserted 1 base in 1 codon; deleted 1 base in 1 codon; substituted 1 base at 1 genomic stop codon), giving the protein MCLLTLQVTGPMNVSEPNSSFAFVNEFILQDLSCEWTIQIFLFSLFTTTYALTITGNGAIACALWCGRXLHTPMYMFLGNFSFLEIWYVSXTVPKMLVNFLSEKKTISFAGCFLQFYFFFSLGTSECLILTVMAFDQYLVICHPLHYPNIMTGHLCAKLVILCWVCGFLCFLIPTVLISQMPFCGPNINDHVVCDPGPLFALACVSAPGIQLFCYTLSSLVIFGNFLFIIGSYTLVLKAVLGMPSSTGKHKAFSSTCGSHLAVVSLFYGSLTVMCVSPGLGHSTGMQKIETLFYAMVTPLFNPLIYSLQNKETKAALRKVLGSSNII; this is encoded by the exons ATGTGTCTCTTGACCTTGCAGGTCACTGGCCCAATGAATGTCTCTGAGCCAAATTCCAGCTTTGCTTTTGTAAATGAATTTATACTCCAAGATTTATCTTGTGAGTGGACAATTCAGATCTTCCTCTTCTCACTCTTCACTACAACATATGCACTGACCATAACAGGAAATGGAGCCATTGCTTGCGCCCTGTGGTGTGGCCGGTGACTTCACACTCCCATGTACATGTTCCTGGgaaatttctcctttttagaGATATGGTATGTCT TTACAGTTCCCAAGATGTTGGTCAACTTCCTTTCAGAGAAAAAAACCATCTCCTTTGCTGGATGTTTtctccaattttatttcttcttctctttgggTACATCTGAATGCTTGATTTTGACTGTGATGGCCTTTGATCAGTACCTTGTTATCTGCCATCCCTTGCACTATCCTAATATCATGACTGGGCATCTCTGTGCCAAACTGGTCATACTGTGCTGGGTTTGTGGATTTCTGTGTTTCCTGATCCCCACTGTTCTCATCTCTCAGATGCCCTTCTGTGGTCCAAACATTAACGACCATGTTGTGTGTGACCCAGGGCCACTATTTGCATTGGCTTGTGTCTCTGCCCCAGGAATCCAACTGTTTTGCTACACTCTAagctcattagttatttttggtAACTTCCTCTTTATTATCGGATCCTATACTCTTGTCCTGAAAGCTGTGTTGGGTATGCCTTCGAGCACTGGGAAACATAAAGCCTTCTCT TCTACCTGTGGGTCTCATTTGGCTGTGGTATCACTGTTCTATGGCTCTCTTACGGTCATGTGTGTGAGTCCAGGACTCGGACATTCTACGGggatgcagaaaattgaaactctgtTCTATGCTATGGTGACCCCACTCTTCAATCCCCTTATCTATAGCCTCCAGAATAAGGAGACAAAGGCAGCCCTGAGGAAAGTTCTGGGGAGTTCCAACATAATCTAA